The following nucleotide sequence is from Saccharothrix texasensis.
GTGAGCGCGGCGCGGAGACGATGACGTTGCTGCCGAACACCAGCAGCGCCTTGGGTCCGCCGGGCTGCCCGAGCGCGTCGAGGAGCTCGTAGGCCGAACGGCCCGGTCCGGGCAGGTCGTCCACGCCCCAGACGTTCATGACGTGCTCGCGGGCCGCCGGGTCGTCGATCTTGCGGTAGCCGGGGAGCTGGTCGGCCTTCTGGCCGTGCTCGCGCCCGCCCTGCCCGTTGCCCTGACCGGTGAGGCAGCCGTAGCCGGAGTACTTCCGGCCGGGCAGGCCCAGCGCCAGCGCCAGGTTGATCCACGCCGACACGGTGTCCGCGCCGCTGGCGTGCTGCTCGGTGCCGCGACCGGTGAGGATGAAGGCGTTGTGCGCCTCGGCCAGGATGCGCACCGCCGCCCGCTGGTCGGCGACCGGCACGCCGGTGACCCGCTCGACCCGTTCGGGCCACCACGTCGCGGCGACGCGCCAGGCGTCGTCGAAGCCGGTGGTGCGCTCGTCGAGGTACTGCTTGTCCAGGTAGCCGTCGGCCACGGCGGTGTGCAGCAGGCCGAGCGCCAGGGCGAGGTCCGTGCCGGGCGCGGGTTGCAGGTGCAGGGTGGCCAGCTCGGCGGTGGGCGTGCGCCGGGGGTCGATGACGATCAGCTCGGCGTTCTTGAGGTGCTGCACGAACGGCGGCATGGTCTCCGCCGGGTTGCCGCCGACCAGCAGGATCGCGTCCGCGCGGTCGAGGTCGGTGACCGGGAACGGCATGCCGCGGTCCAGCCCGAACGCCTTCAGGCCCGCGGCGGCGGCGCTGGACATGCAGAACCGGCCGTTGTAGTCGATCTGGGAGGTGCCCAGCGCGACCCGGGCGAACTTGCCGAGCAGGTAGGACTTCTCGTTGGTCAGCCCGCCGCCGCCGAACACGCCGACCGAGTCCGGCCCGTGCTCCTCGCGCAGCTCCGCGAGCTTGGCCGCGATCAGGTCCAGCGCCTCGTCCCAGCCGGCCGGCCGGAGCTCGCCGTCGCGGCGGACCAGCGGCGTGGTCAGCCGCGCGGGCGAGGTCAGCAGCTCGGCCGACGTCCAGCCCTTCTGGCACAGCCCGCCGCGGTTGGTCGGGAACTCCCGCGGCGACACCTTGCCGTTCTCGATGGTCATCGCGCATTGCAGCGCGCAGTACGGGCAGTGCGTGTCGATCCTGCGGGAGTCGGTCACGCGCCCGACGGTAAGAACCGGCTGTTAACGCCAGACCGCGGATTGTTTCGTCCACGCGAACTTGCCTGCTCAGCTACCGCGCGTTGAGGGTGAGGTCACAGCAGGTCGACGACGAGTGCGGCCGTTCGCTCCAGGCCCACCAGAGATTGTCTGCTCGAACGGGGGTGCAGGGCGTGGACCGCGAGCCGGAACAGGGTGGCTCGCAGGAGGATTTGCGGCCACTCCTCCAGGTGCGCCCACCGCTGGAGCAGACCGTGATCCGCGCCACCCCAGGCGAGCGCGTCGACCACGACGACGGCCGCGCCGTAGGGCGCGGGACGCCAGTAGGCGGCGAAGTCGATGATCGCCGGCGCGGCGTCGCCCGCGAAGAGCACGTTGCCGAACAGGTCGCCGTGGACCACCTGCGGCTTGAGCGCGACCGGCTCGCGGCGGGCGGCGGTCAGGTCGAACAGCCGCCCGCCGAGGTCGGGGTCGAGGTCGGCCTTCTCCTCGTCCCACGCGCAGCGGTCGGCGGTGGCGAACAGGTCGACGCGCGCGTCCAGGAACCGGGGCCTGGTCAGCTCGGCGGTCGCCCGGTGCAGCTTCACCGCCACGTCCACGACCTCGTCGTGACGCGGCTCGGCGCGGCCCGACAGGTACTTGGTCGCCGCCCAGCCGCCGACCACGTACCGGCCGTCGGTGGAGCGCAGCGGCCTGGCCACGCGCAGGTTGTCGACGTCGAGCGCGTCGAGGGTCTTGGCCACCCAGGTGGCCTCGGCCGGTTTGCCCGCGGGCCGGATCGCCGCGTCGCCGCACCGCCACACCGGTCCGCCGTCGATCAGCTCCGGCTCGGCGTCGCGCGCGCCGAACGCGGCGCGCACGTGCGACGGCGGCGGCTCCGGAGTGGTCACGGCCGGCACGCTACCTGCACCGGGCCTCCCGTTGGTGGACCTCGGGCGTTCGAACACGTGGTGTCCACGCATTCGGCCTAACCGCATTATTGCGGTCTCGGCAGGAGGATTGGTCTGTGACCGACGCCACGCACGCCGCGTTCGCGCTCGTCCTGCACCGGGCGCTGCCCGCCGGCAACCGCTGCCGGTCGCCATCGCGGCCGACGAGCCCGCGCACGTCGTGGTCAGCGAGGTGGTGCGCGAGCCGATCCGGGGCCTGGCGCCGCGGGCCGTTCCGCCCGGCGCGGGGCCCGCTGTCCGGCACCGGCCTGCTGCTGTTCCCGGCCGAGGTGACCGAGCCGTGAGCGCACGACGCCGGGGCTGCCCCCGAGGGCAGTCCCGGCGTCGTGGGTCGGCTCAGTACGTCGGCAGGGAGGGGTCGACCTCGCGCGCCCAGGCGAGCACGCCGCCGCCCACGTGCACCGCGTCCTTGAACCCGGCCTGGTGCAGCACGGCCAGCGCCTCGGCCGAGCGGGCGCCCGACTTGCAGTGCAGCACGACCTGCTTGTCCTGCGGCAGCTCCGCGAACGCCTCGCCCGACAGGATGCGGTCCTTCGGGATGAGCACCGAGCCCGGGATCTTCACGATCTCGTACTCGTGCGGCTCGCGGACGTCCACCAGCAGGAAGTCCTCGCCGCTGTCCTGCTTCTGCTTCAGCTCCAGCGGCGTGATCGTGTTGCCCGCGGCGGCCTGCTGCGCGTCGTCGGACACGACACCGCAGAACGCCTCGTAGTCGATCAGCTCAGTGATCTTCGGGCTCTCCGGGTCCTTGCGGATCTTGATCGTCCGGTAGGACATCTCCAGGGCGTCGTAGACCATGAGCCGGCCGAGCAGCGGGTCGCCGATGCCGGTCAGCAGCTTGATCGCCTCGGTGACCATGACCGAGCCGATCGACGCGCACAGCACGCCCAGCACG
It contains:
- a CDS encoding molybdopterin oxidoreductase family protein, with protein sequence MTIENGKVSPREFPTNRGGLCQKGWTSAELLTSPARLTTPLVRRDGELRPAGWDEALDLIAAKLAELREEHGPDSVGVFGGGGLTNEKSYLLGKFARVALGTSQIDYNGRFCMSSAAAAGLKAFGLDRGMPFPVTDLDRADAILLVGGNPAETMPPFVQHLKNAELIVIDPRRTPTAELATLHLQPAPGTDLALALGLLHTAVADGYLDKQYLDERTTGFDDAWRVAATWWPERVERVTGVPVADQRAAVRILAEAHNAFILTGRGTEQHASGADTVSAWINLALALGLPGRKYSGYGCLTGQGNGQGGREHGQKADQLPGYRKIDDPAAREHVMNVWGVDDLPGPGRSAYELLDALGQPGGPKALLVFGSNVIVSAPRSQHVADRLGALDLLVVADLVLSETAAVADVVLPITQWAEESGTMTNLEGRVLLRQVAVAPPEGVRSDLDVLRGLATRLGQPPERFPTEPEVVFEELRLASKGGVADYSGVTYERLRRGEALHWPVVRDSTPRNFLDRFAHADGLARFVPVEHRGPAEVPDADYPLQATTGRVLQHYQSGAQTRLVPELNKAEPEAYVEVHPDTATRAGLDHGGMAAVVSRRGRTVARVRCVPSMRIDVVFLPFHYAGEGRANLLTNPVLDPTSRMPEFKVCAVRLESV
- a CDS encoding TIGR02569 family protein encodes the protein MTTPEPPPSHVRAAFGARDAEPELIDGGPVWRCGDAAIRPAGKPAEATWVAKTLDALDVDNLRVARPLRSTDGRYVVGGWAATKYLSGRAEPRHDEVVDVAVKLHRATAELTRPRFLDARVDLFATADRCAWDEEKADLDPDLGGRLFDLTAARREPVALKPQVVHGDLFGNVLFAGDAAPAIIDFAAYWRPAPYGAAVVVVDALAWGGADHGLLQRWAHLEEWPQILLRATLFRLAVHALHPRSSRQSLVGLERTAALVVDLL